A window of the Arenibacter algicola genome harbors these coding sequences:
- a CDS encoding helix-turn-helix domain-containing protein — MPTAIITTDDLREFKLELLAEIKELLNANQAKITKKVWLRSTQVMDMLQISMTTLHGLRVKGTLPFIKIGGLIFYEAGDIEKVLMENAVKPIKKKR; from the coding sequence ATGCCAACAGCTATTATCACTACGGACGATCTGCGGGAATTTAAACTAGAGCTTCTCGCCGAGATCAAGGAATTGTTGAACGCCAACCAGGCTAAAATAACAAAGAAGGTATGGCTTAGAAGTACTCAAGTTATGGACATGTTACAGATCAGTATGACCACCCTTCATGGTCTCCGGGTTAAAGGAACCCTACCTTTTATCAAAATAGGGGGGCTTATTTTCTATGAAGCTGGGGACATTGAAAAAGTACTTATGGAGAATGCCGTGAAACCCATAAAGAAAAAGAGATGA
- a CDS encoding P-loop NTPase family protein, with translation MDNPSKIIEDGTEYTLGVFDGKEVLYDFDKILIYLNAKGKLLFGTQFQIFDRDRDIVFKLCNYFINDKDFCNKENIDPTKGVLLTGPVGCGKTSLMKLIRHLVPKQRPYQVIPSRNITFSFNHLGYKTIEEFGNGRSYCFDDLGIEPIGRYYGRDCNVMGEVLLSRYELFLQTKGKVKTHATTNLNAEELEELYGNRVRSRMRDIFNLIAFDKNTNDKRK, from the coding sequence ATGGACAACCCCTCTAAAATAATCGAAGACGGTACGGAATATACCCTTGGTGTGTTCGACGGGAAAGAAGTGCTCTATGATTTCGACAAGATCTTGATTTACTTGAACGCCAAAGGAAAACTGCTCTTTGGCACGCAATTCCAGATTTTTGACCGGGATAGGGACATCGTATTCAAACTGTGCAATTACTTCATCAATGACAAGGACTTTTGCAATAAAGAGAATATCGACCCCACAAAAGGTGTTCTTCTTACCGGTCCAGTGGGCTGTGGCAAGACAAGCCTAATGAAGTTGATCCGCCATCTTGTACCGAAGCAACGCCCTTACCAAGTGATTCCCTCAAGGAATATTACATTCAGTTTCAACCATTTGGGCTATAAGACCATCGAAGAGTTTGGGAACGGTAGATCCTACTGCTTCGATGATCTGGGGATAGAGCCGATTGGCCGCTACTATGGCAGGGACTGCAACGTGATGGGCGAAGTGCTATTATCCCGATATGAACTGTTTCTTCAGACCAAGGGGAAGGTCAAGACCCACGCCACCACAAACCTTAACGCCGAGGAACTGGAAGAGCTTTACGGCAACCGTGTCCGCAGTCGGATGCGCGATATTTTTAACCTGATCGCATTTGATAAGAATACTAACGACAAACGCAAGTAA
- a CDS encoding endonuclease/exonuclease/phosphatase family protein, protein MKLATFNIQNLFHRDRTNSERTFGKCMSDWVNELDGLLKKNDRHGSNAERIQELSFLLGFDKTYHQPYAVMRSRAGYLFLKGKNYSKELAANEITDWNGWVSLRTVPIKTLAVKNKARVIADIDPDILLLQEIEDRASLEEFNQEFLPEMGCRPFDEIFVVQGNDKRGLEMAIMTKNGYRLQSIRSHIYDQDENGNPLFKKDLLEYEVKTPSGTTYHLISAHFQELTTDIDKTDRMRKAQAKKVAEVYKGLQEDGKTNISIAGTLNDVPYSDCLSPLLRDTDLRDITKHQSFNVDIDKGKDASYFRLGAYRMGVNIKQKDYLLLSPELFGKAEAGGLNRKAIWPLEKPMWSVYSTVQEKSQEASGHPALWADIKI, encoded by the coding sequence ATGAAACTGGCCACATTTAATATCCAAAACCTTTTCCATCGGGACCGGACCAATTCGGAAAGAACATTCGGCAAATGTATGTCCGACTGGGTCAATGAACTCGATGGCCTTCTCAAGAAAAACGATCGGCACGGATCAAATGCCGAGCGTATACAAGAACTTAGCTTTTTGCTCGGGTTCGACAAAACATATCACCAACCTTATGCGGTTATGCGCAGCAGGGCCGGCTATCTTTTTCTAAAGGGCAAAAATTACTCCAAGGAGCTGGCGGCCAATGAGATTACCGATTGGAACGGTTGGGTCTCCCTCCGGACCGTCCCTATCAAAACATTGGCCGTAAAAAATAAGGCAAGGGTGATAGCGGATATCGATCCCGACATTTTACTGTTGCAGGAAATTGAGGACAGGGCGTCCTTGGAAGAGTTTAACCAGGAGTTCCTCCCCGAGATGGGTTGTCGTCCTTTTGACGAGATTTTCGTGGTGCAGGGGAACGATAAACGTGGGCTGGAAATGGCCATAATGACCAAGAACGGATATAGATTGCAATCTATTAGAAGCCATATCTACGATCAAGATGAAAATGGAAATCCACTCTTTAAAAAAGACCTATTGGAGTATGAGGTCAAGACCCCGTCCGGTACTACATACCATCTTATTTCCGCGCATTTTCAGGAGCTCACGACAGATATCGATAAAACCGATCGTATGCGAAAGGCCCAGGCTAAGAAAGTAGCAGAGGTTTATAAGGGTTTGCAAGAAGATGGTAAAACTAATATTTCCATTGCTGGGACCCTGAACGACGTCCCTTACAGTGACTGCCTCTCCCCCCTACTCCGAGATACCGATCTTAGGGATATTACCAAACACCAATCGTTTAACGTTGATATTGACAAGGGAAAGGATGCTAGTTACTTTCGTCTTGGGGCATATCGAATGGGGGTCAATATTAAGCAGAAAGATTATCTCTTGCTCTCCCCGGAACTCTTTGGAAAAGCCGAGGCAGGTGGTCTCAATCGTAAGGCCATATGGCCATTAGAAAAACCGATGTGGTCCGTGTATTCAACCGTCCAGGAAAAGTCACAGGAAGCAAGTGGGCATCCTGCGCTTTGGGCGGATATCAAGATTTAG
- a CDS encoding N-acetylmuramoyl-L-alanine amidase family protein — protein sequence MTIQSRFFIGLIVAGILWSPRALFSQFKESSKKVVVIDPGHGGTDSGATGTNGIIEKNVVLKVAKEMVRYNQNLFDNALEIYLSRYTDTLISLGERTKLAKRLNADIFISLHCNHSENPNAKGIEVYVSDRKGEHTNESILLAYNIQKANQKNLGFKSRGVKFANFQVLREGSRQIPCVLVEFGFLSNSVEAMHMGEEGNIRALALSVLQSLILSK from the coding sequence ATGACCATTCAAAGTCGATTTTTTATAGGGTTGATTGTGGCAGGTATTTTATGGAGCCCAAGAGCATTATTTTCCCAATTCAAAGAAAGTTCCAAAAAGGTAGTGGTCATAGACCCGGGTCATGGAGGAACGGATTCCGGTGCTACGGGAACCAATGGCATTATTGAAAAGAATGTCGTGCTGAAAGTTGCCAAGGAAATGGTGCGATATAACCAAAATCTCTTTGATAATGCCCTTGAAATATACCTGAGCAGATATACGGATACCTTGATTTCTTTGGGTGAAAGGACAAAATTGGCAAAAAGGCTGAATGCCGATATATTTATTTCCCTGCATTGCAATCATTCGGAAAACCCCAATGCAAAGGGTATTGAAGTCTATGTTTCCGATCGAAAGGGGGAACATACCAATGAATCTATTTTATTGGCATATAACATTCAAAAAGCCAATCAAAAAAATCTAGGCTTTAAAAGCCGTGGCGTAAAGTTTGCCAACTTTCAGGTTCTTAGGGAAGGGTCCCGGCAGATTCCTTGCGTGCTTGTGGAGTTTGGTTTTTTATCCAACTCAGTTGAGGCAATGCATATGGGCGAGGAAGGAAATATCCGTGCACTTGCATTGTCGGTTCTTCAAAGTTTAATCCTATCAAAATAA
- a CDS encoding TraG family conjugative transposon ATPase produces MNKINLSAYRPIVDIKDHIVFANNGNVVLCYEGNLPEIYTLSEKDFEDMHGAWFQALKSLPVGTVVHKQDVYLKKSYSSEQLPNATFLEKATHEYFKGRGHIEHRCYLFFILTKNKALNNPKYVNPFRKVANGIVQELDGNIKSFVNSVSDSVSFINNSRKVSLRTLNENEIVGLTETYFNGFNEGFDTDILLDKKSVNIGENHFDALAINSELCFGESVQSSKTNEKFTSDDFVFHQGFIDGLGLTLNENHIVNQILYLDDKQKWHKLLDKKIEELNKSSNFGSQNKVVLGKIQHILDQINADDNARIIRGHLNIVYWAKESKELDKITSMIKTEFKELDIIPYYPRGEERKNYILNSYCCFSSNFSNNDLYVTDLKHALCLFINNTNYKSDTTGIIFNDREHNIPVLKDVWDERKKRIKARNFAIFAPTGEGKSFLANNILRQYFESGVRLVIIDLGGSYTKFAKLYPEKYTVLRYESGKNLGINPFYISNQNDLTPERLEDLSVFLFELFASDLKVTKAQSVSIKKILRHYYDSTVENHSLEGFYNFIEKNREDLLNTLKIHPDYFNVISFLHVMSEYVGDGLYSFLFEVSEDQTYKIEDKRLIVFELDEVKDNKEILSVMLKLIKSAIQRTIWKNRAEKGIILFDEFAKQLKFENVLESVEFYYQAIRKQNGAIGIILQSINQLPNNSTSASILENTQIIYSLNNEKGYNELVKRLNLSSHDLNQLKSIKNNLSGPRKYTEMFIKIGKESNIFRLEVPKEVYAAYLTDGQENEAIMAIYERTQNMEEAIKEFTSKT; encoded by the coding sequence ATGAATAAGATCAATCTTTCGGCATATCGGCCAATTGTAGATATTAAGGACCATATCGTTTTTGCCAATAATGGCAATGTAGTCCTATGCTATGAAGGAAATCTACCGGAAATCTACACCTTGTCTGAAAAGGATTTTGAGGATATGCACGGTGCCTGGTTTCAGGCCTTAAAATCTTTGCCCGTTGGAACTGTAGTTCACAAACAGGATGTCTACCTCAAAAAATCCTATTCCTCGGAGCAACTTCCGAATGCAACTTTTTTGGAAAAGGCCACACACGAGTATTTTAAGGGACGTGGTCATATTGAACATCGTTGCTATTTGTTCTTCATATTGACCAAAAACAAAGCACTTAACAACCCAAAATACGTCAATCCCTTCCGAAAAGTTGCAAATGGAATTGTACAGGAACTGGATGGCAACATTAAAAGCTTCGTCAACTCCGTAAGCGACTCGGTTTCCTTTATAAACAATAGCCGGAAAGTATCTCTCAGAACATTGAATGAAAATGAAATCGTAGGTCTCACAGAGACTTATTTCAATGGCTTCAACGAAGGCTTTGATACCGATATTTTACTGGATAAGAAAAGTGTCAATATTGGTGAAAACCATTTTGATGCCCTGGCCATCAATAGTGAACTGTGCTTTGGCGAAAGCGTACAGAGCAGTAAGACCAATGAAAAATTCACTTCTGACGATTTTGTGTTTCATCAAGGGTTTATTGATGGCCTAGGGCTTACGCTAAATGAAAACCATATCGTCAACCAAATCCTGTATTTGGATGACAAACAAAAGTGGCACAAGCTGCTCGATAAGAAAATTGAGGAACTGAACAAGAGTTCGAATTTTGGTTCACAGAACAAAGTGGTTCTTGGAAAGATCCAGCACATTCTTGACCAAATCAATGCCGATGATAATGCGCGGATTATCCGTGGTCATCTCAATATTGTCTATTGGGCCAAAGAATCCAAAGAGCTCGACAAAATAACGTCAATGATAAAGACCGAATTCAAGGAACTGGATATTATCCCCTACTATCCCCGTGGCGAAGAGCGCAAAAATTATATATTGAACAGTTACTGTTGCTTCTCGTCCAATTTCTCGAACAACGATCTGTACGTTACCGATTTGAAACACGCGCTGTGCCTGTTCATAAACAACACGAATTATAAATCTGATACTACCGGCATCATCTTTAATGACAGGGAACATAATATTCCAGTTCTAAAGGATGTTTGGGACGAAAGAAAGAAACGCATAAAGGCAAGGAACTTTGCCATTTTCGCACCCACAGGCGAGGGAAAATCCTTTTTGGCCAATAACATCCTGCGTCAATATTTTGAAAGTGGCGTTCGTCTGGTCATTATAGATTTGGGGGGCTCGTATACCAAATTCGCAAAACTCTATCCCGAAAAATACACGGTGCTTCGCTACGAGAGCGGAAAGAATTTGGGCATCAATCCATTTTATATCAGTAACCAAAATGACCTGACACCGGAACGTCTTGAAGATCTGTCCGTGTTCCTTTTTGAATTGTTCGCTTCGGATCTAAAAGTGACCAAGGCACAATCGGTTTCTATCAAGAAAATACTGCGCCATTATTACGATAGCACTGTGGAAAATCATTCATTGGAAGGTTTCTATAACTTTATCGAAAAGAATCGGGAAGACCTTCTAAATACCCTTAAAATCCATCCCGACTACTTCAATGTTATAAGCTTCCTGCACGTAATGTCCGAGTACGTCGGCGATGGTCTATATAGTTTTCTTTTTGAGGTAAGTGAAGACCAAACCTACAAAATCGAAGACAAACGATTGATAGTTTTTGAACTGGATGAAGTCAAGGACAACAAGGAAATTCTGTCCGTAATGTTGAAACTGATAAAATCCGCTATCCAAAGAACTATATGGAAAAACAGAGCAGAAAAAGGAATTATCCTTTTCGACGAGTTTGCCAAACAACTGAAATTTGAAAATGTACTGGAAAGTGTGGAATTCTATTATCAAGCTATCCGTAAACAGAACGGTGCAATTGGTATTATACTGCAATCCATTAATCAGCTGCCCAACAATTCTACCTCTGCAAGTATTCTGGAAAACACACAAATCATTTATAGCCTTAACAATGAGAAAGGATATAACGAACTGGTCAAAAGGCTTAACCTTTCCAGCCACGACCTGAACCAATTAAAATCCATTAAGAACAATCTTTCCGGGCCAAGGAAGTACACCGAAATGTTCATCAAAATAGGAAAGGAAAGCAACATTTTTCGGCTCGAAGTCCCAAAGGAGGTCTATGCTGCCTATCTAACGGATGGACAGGAAAACGAGGCCATAATGGCGATTTACGAAAGGACCCAGAATATGGAAGAAGCCATTAAAGAATTCACATCTAAAACATAA
- a CDS encoding conjugal transfer protein TraK — MKTAYKNIYNVLKLNRFIVLTVVFFALLSSTFSVWMAFTANKNALNSAFAINTDGSIIPLKLVTQKENIRVEALAHLELFHNYFYNIDASNYERNLKKALWLGNSSVDNLYRQKKADGVYNRLLQYSLVQKVLSIDSRITENNGSYGFTTTTIFEINRGSIIDTYELVSTGNLAMVDRNFPNNPHGLLITDFFENTLKKLNDENRKK, encoded by the coding sequence ATGAAAACAGCATACAAGAATATTTATAACGTCCTAAAGCTAAACCGATTCATCGTTTTGACGGTCGTCTTTTTTGCTTTGTTGTCCAGCACCTTTTCGGTTTGGATGGCTTTTACGGCCAATAAAAATGCGCTTAATAGTGCGTTTGCCATCAATACCGATGGGAGTATCATTCCGTTAAAGCTTGTAACCCAAAAAGAGAATATCAGGGTCGAAGCTTTGGCCCATTTGGAACTGTTCCACAATTACTTCTATAATATTGATGCCAGTAACTATGAACGTAATTTAAAAAAAGCACTTTGGCTAGGTAATAGTTCGGTGGATAATCTCTATCGCCAAAAAAAAGCTGATGGTGTCTATAATCGATTATTGCAATATTCCTTGGTTCAAAAAGTGCTGAGCATCGATTCACGGATAACAGAAAATAATGGTTCCTATGGCTTTACGACTACGACCATTTTTGAAATCAATAGAGGGTCTATAATCGACACCTATGAACTTGTTTCCACTGGCAACCTAGCTATGGTCGATCGAAACTTTCCAAACAATCCACATGGCCTATTGATTACTGACTTTTTCGAGAACACTTTAAAAAAACTTAACGATGAAAATAGAAAAAAATAA
- the traM gene encoding conjugative transposon protein TraM, whose product MKIEKNKIVFAAVLAVIFLFLISYSVMVMGDDESENENLEQTLVPDLEENQKEYNSKLDAINDLKEVRENNAPSIYNEKLIDSLGYYNPDLPELEKEHIVDSIYAAGKIKYSKSSYQNLGERKIGPKKVQEIDSAEIKREQKIESKELGLEHQLFFAASPKPNDISIIGNTDATIYAVVDGDQVVQANSRLQMRLTNRATINGKVITKNTPVFGFISFQPNRALIEIENIDHLPTKLKAFDVQDGSEGIYIENSFREEVGTEVLNDIIHDINIPSVPQVSGVTKVLRRKNRNVKVTVLNNYKLILKPKL is encoded by the coding sequence ATGAAAATAGAAAAAAATAAAATTGTCTTTGCTGCAGTCCTGGCTGTGATATTCCTGTTTCTAATTTCCTATTCGGTAATGGTAATGGGCGATGATGAAAGTGAAAATGAAAACCTGGAGCAAACCTTAGTGCCCGATTTGGAAGAGAATCAAAAAGAATACAATTCCAAACTGGATGCCATCAATGATTTGAAAGAAGTGCGTGAGAACAATGCGCCGAGTATTTATAATGAAAAACTGATTGATTCCCTTGGCTATTATAATCCAGATCTCCCTGAACTTGAAAAAGAGCATATTGTGGATAGCATCTATGCAGCAGGGAAAATTAAATATTCTAAATCGTCCTATCAGAATCTTGGGGAAAGAAAAATAGGCCCCAAAAAAGTTCAGGAAATAGATTCCGCGGAAATAAAACGGGAACAAAAGATTGAAAGCAAAGAACTGGGTTTGGAGCATCAATTATTCTTTGCTGCTTCGCCTAAACCAAACGACATTTCAATTATCGGGAATACGGATGCTACGATTTATGCAGTGGTCGACGGCGACCAAGTAGTCCAGGCCAATTCACGATTGCAGATGCGGTTGACCAACAGAGCGACTATCAATGGCAAGGTAATTACTAAGAATACACCTGTTTTTGGTTTCATCAGCTTTCAGCCCAATCGTGCCCTGATCGAAATTGAAAATATTGACCATCTTCCTACCAAATTAAAGGCCTTTGATGTTCAGGATGGTAGTGAGGGGATCTATATAGAAAATAGTTTTCGGGAAGAAGTAGGCACCGAAGTCCTGAACGATATTATTCATGACATTAATATCCCCAGCGTTCCCCAGGTGAGCGGTGTGACCAAAGTACTTCGACGAAAGAATCGAAACGTAAAAGTTACCGTACTGAACAACTACAAACTGATTTTAAAACCAAAGCTATGA
- a CDS encoding DUF4138 domain-containing protein — MRTFILISTILIFAFAFRLCFAQAPAQQAIVLDTIYANDQKNVALFFPDPIRQGITGSDNFIFTYNREKEQYFGLLQAKPGKESNLLVVNRNGSIFSYIVRYKKELSKLNYFIPDSSSIGNEKPQAQVIVSKDSLVDTIDNKTFYYKKICAYLLNQKQKIGKLKKGGEDILLSVENIVFDTEELYFVIQIENKSTLDYDLNFLKLSVETRQKGKRKSLQKLFLKPLFKHHLPSRIKKSETARLVYVVSKFSLSDDRIAVLELNEKKGERNIELKVSHRYINNPN, encoded by the coding sequence ATGAGAACATTTATATTAATATCTACTATACTAATTTTCGCTTTTGCATTTCGATTATGCTTTGCGCAAGCTCCAGCACAACAGGCAATAGTATTGGATACTATCTACGCTAATGACCAAAAGAATGTGGCACTCTTTTTTCCCGATCCCATTCGCCAAGGAATTACTGGGTCCGATAACTTCATCTTTACCTACAATCGGGAAAAAGAACAATATTTCGGTTTGCTTCAGGCAAAGCCCGGAAAGGAAAGCAACTTGCTGGTAGTCAATAGAAATGGTTCAATTTTTTCGTATATTGTAAGGTATAAAAAGGAGCTTTCCAAGCTGAATTATTTTATACCGGATTCCAGTAGTATAGGCAATGAAAAGCCTCAGGCCCAAGTAATTGTCAGTAAAGATTCACTTGTGGATACCATTGACAACAAAACGTTTTATTACAAGAAAATTTGCGCATACCTTCTAAACCAAAAGCAGAAAATAGGGAAGTTAAAAAAGGGTGGCGAAGATATCCTTTTAAGTGTTGAAAATATTGTTTTTGATACCGAAGAACTCTACTTCGTTATCCAGATTGAAAACAAATCTACTTTGGATTACGATTTGAATTTCTTAAAACTCTCGGTTGAAACAAGACAGAAGGGAAAAAGGAAATCTTTACAGAAACTATTCTTGAAACCACTGTTTAAACACCACCTGCCTTCAAGGATCAAGAAAAGCGAAACGGCAAGATTGGTGTACGTCGTTTCCAAATTCTCTTTGAGTGATGACCGCATCGCTGTCCTTGAGTTAAATGAAAAGAAAGGAGAACGAAATATCGAGCTAAAAGTCTCACATAGATATATTAATAACCCAAATTAA
- a CDS encoding restriction endonuclease gives MRPDEYEHIVAEHFETKGYKTTVSQYSNDYGVDVFATKSKEKIAIQVKMYGGSNRPINRQMVMELHGAKDYFDCTKAIIATDGRTIYNALEVAKKLKIEIIHVPAVQNSKKTKRSTKSNSFENIWENYVMPLEGKTIKRDDGKTNKIEKVDWSGIKRITSNKRSQKIKIEIFKKTINHLLENGKITRTFINEEYEDRASSGIILILGNTGIFDITNRPKGLKIKK, from the coding sequence ATGAGACCTGATGAATATGAACATATTGTAGCAGAGCACTTTGAAACCAAAGGTTACAAAACTACCGTTTCTCAATATTCAAACGACTACGGTGTTGATGTATTTGCAACCAAAAGCAAAGAAAAAATTGCAATTCAAGTAAAGATGTATGGTGGCTCGAATCGACCAATAAACAGACAAATGGTAATGGAACTTCACGGTGCAAAGGACTATTTTGACTGTACTAAAGCAATCATTGCAACAGATGGCAGGACAATTTATAATGCCCTTGAAGTTGCCAAGAAGTTGAAAATTGAGATTATTCACGTTCCTGCAGTTCAGAATTCCAAAAAAACTAAAAGAAGTACTAAATCAAACTCGTTTGAAAACATTTGGGAAAATTATGTAATGCCCTTGGAAGGAAAAACAATTAAAAGAGATGATGGAAAAACAAACAAAATCGAAAAGGTAGATTGGTCAGGAATTAAACGAATTACATCAAATAAAAGGTCTCAAAAAATTAAGATTGAGATTTTCAAGAAGACAATAAACCATTTACTCGAAAACGGGAAGATTACTCGGACGTTCATAAATGAAGAATATGAAGATAGAGCTTCTTCAGGAATTATATTAATTCTTGGAAATACCGGAATATTTGATATTACAAATAGACCAAAAGGACTGAAAATTAAAAAATAA
- a CDS encoding PIN-like domain-containing protein: MIVYLDENMPRHLAHGFDTIQSPEGLKTGYDITVKFLPEAFNYGAEDKEWIPKVGKERSCVITQDLNISRRKDELELYQKNGVGMFFLRGPSKKHGLSVWQMVQALAKNWDDICRIASEEKRPFGYVFQLNGKMKRI, encoded by the coding sequence ATGATTGTTTATTTGGATGAAAATATGCCCAGACATTTGGCCCATGGTTTTGATACCATTCAATCTCCAGAGGGTTTAAAAACCGGGTATGATATTACGGTTAAATTTTTGCCAGAGGCATTTAACTATGGGGCTGAGGATAAGGAATGGATTCCAAAAGTAGGTAAGGAACGTAGTTGTGTAATTACCCAAGATTTAAACATTTCAAGAAGAAAAGACGAATTGGAATTATATCAAAAGAATGGTGTTGGAATGTTCTTTCTTCGTGGCCCGTCTAAAAAGCACGGACTAAGTGTTTGGCAAATGGTGCAGGCTCTTGCTAAAAATTGGGATGATATTTGCAGAATTGCATCTGAAGAAAAAAGACCTTTTGGCTACGTCTTCCAGCTTAATGGTAAAATGAAAAGAATTTAG
- a CDS encoding DUF433 domain-containing protein — protein MNFENKPKIGSGIYSASEIAIILRVPYRKVYTWMNKYWDGRIGKEFGSKYSWDINGKRAVSFHTFIEFYVMMRFSEAGVKPRQVLEAHRELSKMYSTAFPFARKEVLKGINSDGKHIFLKTIDGIIELNGTKQFNLDLIEIFFINLEFDKDNLASRFWPIGKDKSILVDPKRRFGHPVIDGKNIYPEIIYNHHKAGDPIAYIAHVYQISEAEVNHALEYCKAA, from the coding sequence ATGAACTTCGAGAATAAACCAAAAATAGGGTCAGGCATTTACTCCGCTAGTGAGATAGCGATAATTCTTCGTGTTCCATATCGTAAGGTTTATACTTGGATGAACAAATATTGGGATGGACGAATTGGCAAGGAATTCGGTTCAAAATATTCGTGGGACATCAATGGTAAACGAGCAGTAAGCTTTCATACTTTTATCGAATTTTATGTGATGATGCGTTTCTCTGAAGCAGGTGTGAAACCTAGGCAGGTTTTAGAAGCTCATAGGGAATTAAGTAAAATGTATTCAACCGCTTTTCCATTTGCCAGAAAAGAAGTTCTTAAAGGAATAAACTCAGATGGAAAACATATTTTTTTAAAAACTATCGATGGTATAATTGAGTTAAACGGAACCAAACAATTTAATCTAGACTTAATAGAAATATTCTTTATTAATCTTGAATTTGACAAAGACAACCTTGCATCGAGATTTTGGCCAATAGGAAAGGATAAATCAATTTTAGTAGACCCTAAAAGACGATTTGGCCATCCAGTAATTGATGGTAAAAATATTTATCCAGAAATAATATATAATCATCATAAGGCTGGCGATCCCATAGCTTATATAGCACATGTATATCAGATTTCGGAAGCGGAGGTAAATCATGCATTAGAATATTGTAAAGCGGCATGA
- a CDS encoding DUF6998 domain-containing protein, whose product MKEIQELLDITASLKERYKGKLDFSLDGRLVGDIGEALVSEKFDIELYGKNEHRYDGFHRPTNKKVQIKASMAYNFSYPHNIDLEHFIAVHLEPDGTLEVLYNGPGEYINKFLKDNNRKSYRDIWTTITANHLRELDRKLKHSDRLPEKA is encoded by the coding sequence GTGAAAGAAATACAGGAATTATTAGATATTACAGCTTCTTTAAAAGAGAGATATAAAGGCAAGCTAGATTTCTCCTTAGATGGTCGTTTGGTCGGGGATATTGGTGAAGCCTTGGTAAGTGAAAAATTTGATATTGAACTTTATGGTAAGAATGAACACCGATATGATGGCTTTCATAGGCCAACTAATAAAAAGGTTCAAATAAAGGCCAGTATGGCATACAATTTCAGCTACCCGCATAATATAGATTTGGAACATTTTATAGCTGTACATTTAGAGCCTGACGGTACATTGGAGGTGCTATATAATGGCCCAGGTGAGTATATAAATAAATTTTTAAAAGATAATAATCGAAAATCCTATAGAGATATATGGACTACAATTACAGCCAATCATTTAAGGGAATTAGATAGAAAACTAAAACATTCAGATCGATTGCCGGAAAAGGCTTAA
- a CDS encoding HNH endonuclease family protein: MIKLKKNRAIPSVLDQQGNCKLSNGTYNMCNNYDMTPNDFDQGTETFTFENNIYASANIKEQLRIDQNGKCAFCEQNIISISYGDVEHFRPKGGYRQNETDDFNRPGYYWLAYDWSNLLLVCQICNQRHKKNYFPVRNPERRALNHHYDIRLEKPFFINPYFENPRQLIGFRKEVAYGKDRRHRGKKTIATIGLNRRSKNGAYKDLLEERRDYLILIATTHKISQKKPGGDLTTNEIVMAADIVKNAKVKTSKFSAMLQENLT, encoded by the coding sequence ATGATAAAACTTAAAAAAAACCGAGCTATTCCATCCGTTTTAGACCAACAAGGAAATTGTAAATTAAGCAATGGGACATATAATATGTGCAATAATTATGATATGACCCCAAATGATTTTGACCAGGGTACTGAAACATTTACTTTTGAAAATAATATTTATGCAAGCGCGAATATCAAAGAACAATTAAGAATTGATCAAAATGGGAAATGTGCATTTTGTGAACAAAATATTATTAGTATATCCTATGGTGATGTTGAACACTTTCGGCCTAAAGGTGGTTATCGTCAAAATGAAACCGATGACTTCAATAGGCCTGGTTATTACTGGCTAGCTTACGATTGGAGTAATTTATTGCTTGTTTGTCAAATTTGCAATCAAAGACATAAAAAAAATTATTTTCCTGTTAGAAATCCTGAAAGAAGAGCTTTAAATCATCATTATGATATTAGATTGGAGAAACCATTTTTTATCAATCCGTACTTTGAAAATCCTCGACAATTAATTGGATTTAGAAAAGAAGTCGCTTACGGAAAGGATAGAAGGCATAGAGGAAAAAAAACTATTGCAACCATAGGGTTAAATAGAAGAAGTAAAAATGGAGCATACAAGGATTTACTAGAAGAACGACGAGATTATTTAATTTTAATTGCAACTACTCATAAAATTAGTCAAAAAAAACCAGGAGGAGATCTCACAACTAATGAAATAGTTATGGCAGCTGACATAGTTAAAAATGCAAAAGTTAAAACCTCAAAATTTTCAGCTATGCTTCAGGAGAATCTAACTTAG